A single Danio aesculapii chromosome 19, fDanAes4.1, whole genome shotgun sequence DNA region contains:
- the khdrbs1b gene encoding KH domain-containing, RNA-binding, signal transduction-associated protein 1b, whose product MESENKYLPQLLAERDSLDPSFTHAMKLISAEIEKIEKGDTEKDTESYLDLFTMKNIKLKERILIPVKQYPKFNFVGKILGPQGNTIKRLQEETGAKISVLGKGSMRDKNKEEELRKNGEPKYAHLSMELHVFIEVFAPVPEAYMRMAHAMEEIKKFLFPDMMDDICQEQFMEMKFLNGGQEHGGRGRGGPPIRGRGGLPPPGAPRGRGMPPRGGGRGLPPRGGAARGAPAGRGGPSAQPPRGAASNRARPPAPGAPRMPPPPQTQESYEEYSYDESYADTGYESYDSYYSQPQAAETEYYDYGHGETQEGYENYAQDDWNGTPRTAAAAGGKAPTQRQTKPGFREHPYGRY is encoded by the exons ATGGAGAGCGAGAACAAATACCTCCCGCAGCTGCTGGCGGAGCGCGACAGCCTGGACCCGTCCTTCACACACGCCATGAAACTTATATCAGCAG aaattgaaaaaattgaGAAAGGGGATACTGAGAAAGATACAGAAAGCTACCTGGACCTCTTTACCATGAAAAACATCAAACTGAAGGAAAGGATCCTCATACCAGTCAAACAGTACCCTAAG TTTAACTTTGTTGGGAAGATCCTTGGACCGCAGGGGAACACCATCAAGAGACTGCAGGAGGAGACGGGCGCTAAGATCTCTGTGCTGGGGAAAGGATCCATGAGGGACAAGAATAAA GAGGAAGAGTTGAGGAAAAATGGAGAACCAAAGTATGCACACTTGTCTATGGAGCTTCATGTGTTTATTGAGGTGTTTGCTCCTGTTCCTGAGGCATACATGCGCATGGCACATGCTATGGAGGAGATCAAAAAGTTTTTGTTTCCT GACATGATGGACGACATTTGTCAGGAGCAGTTCATGGAGATGAAGTTTCTAAATGGCGGTCAGGAACACGGAGGCAGAGGCCGAGGAGGACCACCCATCAGAGGCCGTGGAGGTCTTCCTCCTCCTGGAGCACCCAG GGGTCGTGGTATGCCCCCACGTGGAGGTGGCCGTGGCCTACCCCCTCGTGGTGGAGCCGCAAGGGGAGCTCCTGCAGGCAGAGGTGGACCATCAGCCCAGCCACCTAGAGGAGCAGCTTCAAACCGTGCCCGTCCACCTGCCCCTGGCGCTCCGCGGATGCCTCCACCCCCTCAGACCCAAGAGTCCTACGAAGAATAT TCTTATGATGAGAGCTACGCAGACACCGGCTATGAATCTTATGACAGTTACTACAGTCAGCCACAAGCAGC AGAAACTGAATACTATGACTATGGACATGGAGAGACACAGGAGGGGTATGAAAACTATG CTCAAGATGACTGGAATGGGACACCGCGTACTGCTGCTGCTGCCGGTGGAAAAGCTCCAACTCAGAGACAGACTAAACCTGGGTTCAGGGAACACCCCTATGGACGATACTAA